A stretch of the Mycobacteriales bacterium genome encodes the following:
- a CDS encoding cystathionine beta-synthase, protein MQYARSMVELIGGTPLVKLSAVTAGLAPLVLAKVEYFNPGGSVKDRIALRMIEAAERSGELRPGGTIVEPTSGNTGVGLAIVAQTRGYKCVFVCPDKVSQDKINVLRAYGAEVVVTPTALSPEHPDSYYNTSDRLVREIEGAWKPNQYANVNNPRSHYETTGPEIWEQTAGRITHFVAGLGTGGTVSGAGRYLKEVSDGKVTIVGADPEGSVYSGGSGRPYLVEGVGEDFWPETYDRGICDTIEAISDADSFELTRRLAREEGLLVGGSCGMAVGAALRVAARATAEDVIVVLLPDGGRGYLSKIFNDDWMADYGFLRTASQATVGDVLEEKSHGLPSLVHAHPHDTVREAIDILREYHVSQMPVVQAEPPVAIAEVVGSVVERDLLELLFTGHARLADPLERHMSPPLPLVGAGEPVDAVVTALEKADAAVVLVGGRPTGVLTRQDLLQHLSR, encoded by the coding sequence ATGCAGTACGCCCGGTCGATGGTCGAGCTCATCGGGGGGACCCCGCTGGTGAAGCTCTCGGCGGTGACGGCGGGGCTGGCGCCGCTGGTGCTGGCGAAGGTCGAGTACTTCAACCCTGGTGGCTCGGTGAAGGACCGGATCGCGCTTCGGATGATCGAGGCGGCCGAGCGGTCCGGCGAGCTGCGCCCGGGCGGCACGATCGTGGAACCGACCAGCGGCAACACCGGTGTCGGGCTGGCGATCGTCGCGCAGACCCGGGGCTACAAGTGTGTGTTCGTCTGCCCGGACAAGGTCTCCCAGGACAAGATCAACGTGCTCCGCGCGTACGGCGCCGAGGTCGTGGTGACGCCGACTGCGCTGTCGCCCGAGCATCCCGACTCGTACTACAACACCTCCGACCGGCTGGTGCGCGAGATCGAGGGCGCCTGGAAGCCGAACCAGTACGCGAACGTGAACAACCCGCGCTCGCACTACGAGACGACCGGCCCGGAGATCTGGGAGCAGACGGCCGGCCGGATCACCCACTTCGTCGCCGGGCTCGGCACCGGCGGGACCGTCAGCGGCGCCGGCCGCTACCTCAAGGAGGTCTCCGACGGGAAGGTGACCATCGTCGGCGCGGACCCCGAGGGGTCGGTGTACTCCGGCGGCTCGGGCCGGCCGTACCTGGTCGAGGGCGTGGGCGAGGACTTCTGGCCGGAGACGTACGACCGGGGGATCTGCGACACGATCGAGGCGATCAGCGACGCCGACTCCTTCGAGCTGACCCGGCGGCTGGCCCGCGAGGAGGGGCTGCTGGTCGGCGGGTCCTGCGGGATGGCGGTCGGGGCGGCGCTGCGGGTGGCGGCCCGGGCGACGGCCGAGGACGTGATCGTGGTGCTGCTGCCGGACGGCGGCCGCGGGTACCTGTCGAAGATCTTCAACGACGACTGGATGGCCGACTACGGCTTCCTCCGTACGGCCTCGCAGGCGACCGTCGGCGACGTGCTGGAGGAGAAGTCGCACGGGCTGCCGTCGCTGGTGCACGCGCACCCGCACGACACGGTGCGGGAGGCGATCGACATCCTGCGCGAGTACCACGTCTCGCAGATGCCGGTGGTCCAGGCCGAGCCGCCGGTGGCGATCGCCGAGGTGGTCGGGTCGGTGGTCGAGCGGGACCTGCTGGAGCTGCTGTTCACCGGGCACGCGCGGCTGGCCGACCCGCTGGAGCGGCACATGTCGCCGCCGCTGCCGCTGGTCGGCGCGGGCGAGCCGGTGGACGCGGTGGTGACCGCGCTGGAGAAGGCGGACGCGGCGGTCGTGCTGGTGGGCGGGCGGCCGACCGGCGTCCTCACCCGGCAGGACCTGCTCCAGCACCTGTCCCGTTAG
- a CDS encoding nucleoside deaminase has translation MDDRDLEWLRRCVELAGEAVDAGDFPFGSVLVDGAGRPRAEDRNREVSLADATRHPEFELARWAAAHLTAAERRDATVYTSGEHCPMCSAAHAWVGLGRVVYVMSSAQLTDLLTALGVGPSPVRPLAITQIAPGLTVEGPAPELVDRVAALHRRFRER, from the coding sequence GTGGACGACAGGGATCTGGAGTGGTTGCGACGGTGTGTGGAGCTCGCGGGCGAGGCCGTCGACGCGGGTGACTTCCCGTTCGGGTCGGTGCTGGTCGACGGCGCCGGCCGGCCGCGGGCCGAGGACCGCAACCGGGAGGTCTCGCTCGCGGACGCGACCCGGCACCCGGAGTTCGAGCTGGCCCGCTGGGCCGCCGCGCACCTGACCGCGGCCGAGCGCCGGGACGCGACCGTCTACACCTCCGGCGAGCACTGCCCGATGTGCTCGGCCGCGCACGCCTGGGTCGGCCTCGGCCGGGTCGTGTACGTGATGTCCTCGGCCCAGCTGACCGACCTGCTCACCGCGCTCGGCGTCGGCCCGTCCCCGGTCCGCCCGCTGGCGATCACCCAGATCGCCCCGGGCCTGACCGTGGAAGGGCCCGCACCCGAGCTCGTCGACCGGGTCGCGGCGCTGCACCGGCGCTTCCGGGAGCGGTGA
- a CDS encoding AMP-dependent synthetase/ligase: protein MTEADAGATVPAWLVRNVEESGAETALRRQNPDGSGLEEWTWAEVGDRSARLAAAFTRLGLERGDRVLLFLRNRPEFHVADLGAVLAGGTPVSIYNSSSPEQVAQLCGHSRSRIAVVEDVEFLERLLKVRDQLPELRAIVVADDPDGLRPQDVSLLADLYGDEPVDLAAAAAAVQPADLATVIYTSGTTGPPKGVILTHANVHAQCAAYSELVGPTSDRRTVSYLPMAHIAERMVTHYGWLWQCSTVSCCPDQAELGAYLALVRPTDLFGPPRVFEKLKAGVQVAVAAAGPERAAGFDQAREVGHQVAQLRAADEPLPPELAAAWAKLDAAVFAPLRERMGLDRLTYCFSGAAPLPVDVMHYLRSIGLPFSEVYGMSENTGGMTWDPYRVRPGTVGRPLPGVEVRLGPDGEVLARGAIISPGYLDDPERSAETFDAEGWLHTGDIGTIDAAGYLSIVDRKKELIITAGGKNISPANLEALLKSLPLVGQACVIGDGRRYLVALLVLDPEVAPGWAAREGVPGDLAASPEVRAELERGVAEINRRVSQVEGIKRFAVLADEWLPDSPQLTATMKLKRRGVLSGYAEVIESLYTD from the coding sequence GTGACGGAAGCTGATGCCGGCGCGACGGTCCCGGCGTGGTTGGTCCGCAACGTCGAGGAGTCCGGTGCGGAGACCGCCCTGCGGCGGCAGAACCCGGACGGCTCGGGGCTGGAGGAGTGGACCTGGGCCGAGGTCGGCGACCGGTCCGCCCGGCTCGCGGCCGCGTTCACCCGCCTCGGCCTCGAGCGCGGCGACCGGGTCCTGCTGTTCCTGCGCAACCGGCCCGAGTTCCACGTCGCCGACCTCGGCGCCGTGCTGGCCGGCGGCACCCCGGTGTCGATCTACAACTCCTCCTCGCCCGAGCAGGTCGCCCAGCTCTGCGGGCACAGCCGGTCCCGGATCGCGGTGGTCGAGGACGTCGAGTTCCTGGAGCGGCTGCTCAAGGTCCGCGACCAGCTGCCGGAACTGCGCGCGATCGTGGTCGCCGACGACCCGGACGGCCTGCGCCCGCAGGACGTGTCCCTGCTCGCCGACCTGTACGGCGACGAGCCCGTCGACCTGGCCGCCGCCGCCGCCGCGGTGCAGCCGGCCGATCTGGCCACGGTCATCTACACCTCCGGCACCACCGGGCCGCCCAAGGGCGTGATCCTCACCCACGCCAACGTGCACGCGCAGTGCGCCGCCTACTCCGAGCTGGTCGGCCCCACGTCCGACCGCCGCACGGTGTCGTACCTGCCGATGGCGCACATCGCCGAGCGGATGGTCACCCACTACGGCTGGCTCTGGCAGTGCTCGACGGTCAGCTGCTGCCCGGACCAGGCCGAGCTGGGGGCGTACCTGGCCCTGGTCCGGCCGACCGACCTGTTCGGTCCGCCGCGGGTGTTCGAGAAGCTCAAGGCGGGCGTGCAGGTCGCGGTCGCGGCGGCCGGGCCGGAGCGGGCGGCCGGGTTCGACCAGGCCCGGGAGGTCGGCCACCAGGTCGCGCAGCTGCGGGCCGCGGACGAGCCGCTGCCGCCGGAGCTGGCCGCGGCCTGGGCCAAGCTCGACGCCGCGGTGTTCGCGCCGCTGCGGGAACGGATGGGCCTGGACCGGCTGACGTACTGCTTCTCCGGCGCGGCCCCGCTCCCGGTCGACGTCATGCACTACCTGCGCTCGATCGGCCTCCCGTTCTCCGAGGTGTACGGGATGAGCGAGAACACCGGCGGGATGACCTGGGACCCGTACCGGGTCAGGCCCGGGACGGTCGGCCGGCCGCTGCCCGGGGTCGAGGTCCGGCTCGGCCCGGACGGCGAGGTGCTCGCCCGCGGCGCGATCATCTCGCCCGGCTACCTCGACGACCCCGAGCGCAGCGCCGAGACCTTCGACGCCGAGGGCTGGCTGCACACCGGCGACATCGGCACCATCGACGCGGCCGGCTATCTGTCCATTGTGGACAGGAAGAAGGAGCTGATCATCACCGCCGGCGGCAAGAACATCTCGCCGGCGAACCTGGAGGCGCTGCTGAAGTCGCTGCCGCTGGTCGGCCAGGCCTGCGTGATCGGCGACGGGCGGCGCTACCTGGTCGCGCTGCTCGTGCTCGACCCCGAGGTGGCGCCGGGCTGGGCCGCGCGGGAGGGCGTGCCCGGCGACCTGGCCGCCTCGCCGGAGGTCCGGGCCGAGCTGGAGCGCGGCGTGGCCGAGATCAACCGGCGGGTCTCCCAGGTCGAGGGGATCAAGAGGTTCGCCGTGCTGGCCGACGAGTGGCTGCCGGACTCGCCCCAGCTGACCGCGACCATGAAGCTCAAGCGCCGCGGCGTCCTGTCCGGCTACGCCGAGGTCATCGAGTCCCTGTACACGGACTGA